Genomic DNA from Pelomicrobium methylotrophicum:
TAGAGCAAAAAACCGCAAAGCTGTACAAACCGGTTTCTTGAGGGATGTCATGCCCATTGCGCCACCACATATGGTTCCGCCAGTTTCTATCTCTGCTGCGTAAACTTCTAATCGATGACCGTGCGCCCTGCAGCTACACTGCCCTGCAGGAGCGTGCGCTCGAGCTGGCGTTCGGCGGCGGCGATGGTGTTGCCCAAGAGCATGGTCACCGTCATCGGCCCCACGCCCCCCGGCACCGGGGTGATCCAGGACGCTTTCTCCTTTACCGCGTCGAAGTCCACGTCCCCCACCAGCCGCCCATCGGGCAGCCGGTTGATGCCCACATCAATCACCACCGCCCCCCGCTTGACCATGGGCGCGGTGATCAGCTTGGGCCGCCCCGCCGCCACCACCAGGATGTCGGCAAGGATGGTGAACTGCGCCAGCTCCCGCGTCTTGACGTGGCAGATGGCCACCGTCGCCTCTTTGGCCAGCAGCATCAGCGCCATCGGCTTGCCCACGATGTTGGAAGCCCCCACCACCACCACGTTCTGCCCCTCAATCGGAATGCCCGCATGCTCCAGCAACACTTGCACCCCGTAGGGCGTGCACGGCGGAAAGACCGTCTCCCCAATCACCAGCCCCCCCACGTTGTAGAGGTGAAAACCGTCCACGTCCTTGGAAAGATCAATGGCCTCCAGCAGTCGGCGCATGTTGTAGTGGGGCGGA
This window encodes:
- the folD gene encoding bifunctional methylenetetrahydrofolate dehydrogenase/methenyltetrahydrofolate cyclohydrolase FolD — encoded protein: MAAKIIDGVAVAAKVRAGYRARVEGLKARGVVPGLAVVMVGENPASQVYVGNKVKACREVGLHSEVHSFPADTPQEEVLQAIQALNADPAIHGIIVQLPLPPHYNMRRLLEAIDLSKDVDGFHLYNVGGLVIGETVFPPCTPYGVQVLLEHAGIPIEGQNVVVVGASNIVGKPMALMLLAKEATVAICHVKTRELAQFTILADILVVAAGRPKLITAPMVKRGAVVIDVGINRLPDGRLVGDVDFDAVKEKASWITPVPGGVGPMTVTMLLGNTIAAAERQLERTLLQGSVAAGRTVID